A portion of the Fulvia fulva chromosome 1, complete sequence genome contains these proteins:
- a CDS encoding 3-methyl-2-oxobutanoate hydroxymethyltransferase, with the protein MSRALMNKIPQLAHASTLPGARIQPSIRTAAAAVLHHVPTTSTPVRHSSHSPIGAVSSSRKKVTIQTLQTLYKRNEPITMITAHDFPSAHVAEHAGMDMILVGDSLAMVALGMEDTSEVLLEEMLLHCRSVARGAKASFIVGDLPMGSYEVSPEQALQSAIRLVKEGRVHAVKLEGGVEMAPAIAKITAAGIPVLAHIGLTPQRQNALGGFRVQGKSVGGALKVLEDAKAVQHAGAFGVVLEAIPEPVANAVTKRLQIPTIGIGAGSGCSGQVLVQVDMAGYFPPGRRVPKFVKKFGDLWGEASRALETYRDEVKSRSYPAAEHNYPMPADQVAEFEKAADSVERGHTDS; encoded by the coding sequence ATGTCGCGTGCTCTTATGAACAAAATCCCACAACTCGCACATGCCTCTACACTGCCTGGCGCAAGAATACAACCCTCCATTCGAACAGCCGCCGCTGCCGTGCTTCACCATGTCCCAACAACATCCACGCCCGTCCGGCACTCCTCCCACTCCCCCATCGGCGCCGTCTCCTCCTCTCGGAAGAAAGTCACCATTCAAACCCTCCAAACCCTCTACAAACGCAACGAGCCCATCACCATGATCACCGCCCACGACTTCCCCTCCGCCCACGTCGCCGAGCACGCTGGCATGGACATGATCCTTGTCGGCGACAGTCTCGCCATGGTCGCGCTAGGAATGGAAGACACCAGCGAGGTCCTCCTCGAGGAGATGCTACTACACTGCCGGAGCGTTGCTAGAGGCGCCAAGGCATCCTTCATCGTTGGTGATTTGCCGATGGGGAGCTACGAAGTGAGTCCTGAGCAGGCGCTGCAGTCCGCTATACGGTTGGTCAAGGAGGGGAGGGTACACGCTGTGAAGCTGGAGGGAGGGGTCGAGATGGCGCCGGCGATTGCGAAGATTACGGCGGCGGGAATACCGGTGTTGGCGCATATTGGGTTGACGCCGCAAAGGCAGAATGCGTTGGGTGGGTTTCGGGTGCAGGGTAAGTCTGTTGGTGGAGCGTTGAAGGTGTTGGAGGACGCGAAGGCGGTGCAGCATGCTGGGGCATTTGGGGTGGTCTTGGAGGCCATACCGGAACCTGTCGCGAACGCTGTTACAAAGAGGTTGCAGATACCAACGATTGGAATTGGCGCTGGAAGTGGCTGCTCGGGGCAGGTCCTGGTGCAGGTGGATATGGCTGGCTACTTTCCTCCAGGACGAAGGGTGCCGAAGTTTGTGAAGAAGTTCGGTGACCTTTGGGGTGAGGCTAGTAGGGCGTTAGAGACATATCGTGATGAGGTGAAGAGCAGAAGCTATCCTGCTGCGGAGCATAACTACCCTATGCCTGCAGATCAGGTGGCAGAGTTTGAGAAGGCTGCGGATAGCGTGGAGCGAGGGCATACAGACTCGTAA
- a CDS encoding Ubiquitin-like protein ATG12 — MASSPQQSSSSPDAPIEEEDGAADLPMTMAASVVLDQLPKDAHRALETAGELEQAKVTVRLSPLPNTPQLKQPRFKCSSNQRFEYIVRFLRRKLGLKDSESVFCYVNSVFAPGLDEGVGNLWRCFKVGDELVVNYSITQAFG; from the exons ATGGCTTCCTCACCGCAGCAATCATCGTCGTCACCAGATGCGCCAATCGAGGAAGAAGATGGCGCAGCAGATCTGCCCATGACCATGGCAGCATCCGTCGTGCTCGACCAACTACCCAAAGACGCACACCGAGCTCTCGAGACAGCCGGCGAACTCGAACAGGCCAAAGTCACGGTGCGTCTGTCGCCACTGCCGAACACGCCACAGCTGAAGCAGCCGCGGTTCAAGTGTTCGAGCAATCAGCGCTTTGAGTATATTGTGCGGTTCCTGAGGAGGAAGCTGGGGCTGAAGGACTCGGAGTCTGTGTTTTGCTATGTGAATTCGGTCTTTGCGCCGGGGTTGGATGAGGGTGTGGGCAATCTTTGGAGG TGTTTCAAGGTCGGCGATGAGTTGGTCGTCAACTATAGCATTACGCAGGCATTTGGTTGA
- a CDS encoding Hsk1-interacting molecule 1: MAAVSTAHPPDTATTNDKMASRRAPLATVPNAVNSPFRSVAAVSGKRTRAQAGEQREALYGQPPAKKQAIGFIERDDENVDPRRRHGVTVAASEKLDEPFAKRISHAPTAFEKRLASVREQKPTPQPRTDRSQKQHADNLESIRQWQKHYRRQFPLFVFYFDNISDDIRAKSMRQIYALGAREEKFFSKAVTHVITTRAIPPEQTSTSPDDEAKYENVQSKTIQPSALANDHRRTTSLLDATLQRRAQHAAVPQAGLDHKRPQAQSVDVLTRARGLGIKIWALEKLTRVLSTILDTDTGDHATETRGHATSHRVPSRQTQDADLEQLLRHEKVNGPADRDMTVATQDMVSLKGCYIYVHDMDERTKPVMVRDYSKPTSKEQGKWPQFRLTAAGRCPFVEDPAHTKRLQQQERDAAARVQNEMAYRKTRAGHTLPADPAQLLNGQETNLRRSPRKPAQAANTSVSRPLEPPPPRRQSSNELAPVFYGSTQANLRGPPRMVGGEPVASGMQRSNVTSAIRSQAISSAAISSTAPGMNKRVGDTKEVSLLKRKVLASNSNSMTSSYMNDMRGAINEPQDPPPRAAKRKAQETLGVVYENDNDGHRSRARTSAPKRAKSVQKEPKPGYCENCRDKFEDFDEHIASRKHRKFAQTATNWAELDSLLVELKRPHKPHI, encoded by the exons ATGGCAGCAGTCTCCACGGCACACCCGCCCGACACAGCGACGACCAACGACAAGATGGCCAGCAGACGCGCACCGCTGGCCACCGTCCCCAATGCCGTCAACTCGCCCTTCCGCAGCGTCGCTGCCGTGAGTGGAAAGCGCACGCGAGCGCAGGCTGGAGAGCAACGCGAGGCCTTATACGGACAACCACCCGCCAAGAAACAGGCCATTGGGTTCATTGAGCGCGACGATGAGAACGTGGACCCGCGGAGGAGGCACGGCGTGACGGTCGCTGCCTCTGAGAAGCTGGACGAGCCATTCGCCAAGCGCATCAGCCATGCCCCGACAGCATTCGAGAAGAGGCTGGCATCCGTGCGTGAGCAGAAGCCAACACCACAGCCGCGCACCGATCGCTCCCAGAAGCAGCATGCCGACAACCTCGAGTCTATCAGACAGTGGCAGAAGCACTACAGACGGCAGTTTCCACTGTTTGTCTTCTACTTCGACAACATCTCCGACGACATACGCGCCAAGTCGATGAGACAGATCTATGCTCTGGGCGCGAGGGAAGAGAAGTTCTTCTCCAAGGCAGTCACTCATGTCATCACCACTCGTGCGATCCCGCCCGAGCAGACTAGCACCAGTCCAGACGATGAGGCCAAGTACGAGAATGTTCAATCCAAGACTATTCAGCCTTCTGCATTGGCGAACGATCACCGTCGTACCACCAGCCTTCTCGATGCCACTCTTCAGCGTCGTGCCCAACATGCCGCCGTGCCGCAAGCAGGACTCGATCACAAAAGACCACAGGCTCAGAGCGTCGATGTCCTCACGCGTGCGCGTGGACTGGGCATCAAGATATGGGCACTGGAAAAGCTTACTCGTGTCCTCAGCACCATCCTTGACACTGACACAGGTGATCATGCCACTGAGACTCGTGGTCATGCCACATCCCATCGCGTTCCTTCACGACAGACTCAGGATGCCGACCTGGAGCAACTACTCCGCCATGAGAAAGTCAATGGCCCTGCCGATCGCGACATGACCGTTGCCACTCAGGACATGGTGTCCTTGAAGGGCTGCTACATCTACGTTCACGACATGGATGAGAGGACCAAGCCTGTCATGGTCCGGGACTATAGCAAGCCCACATCCAAAGAGCAGGGTAAATGGCCACAGTTCCGCCTCACCGCAGCTGGTCGCTGTCCTTTCGTGGAGGATCCTGCTCATACCAAGAGGCTTCAACAACAGGAACGTGATGCTGCAGCACGAGTGCAGAACGAAATGGCCTATCGCAAGACCCGAGCAGGCCATACGCTCCCAGCAGACCCTGCCCAGCTGTTAAACGGACAAGAAACTAACTTGCGTCGGTCACCTCGTAAGCCTGCCCAGGCGGCGAACACAAGCGTCAGCAGGCCACTGGAACCTCCTCCACCGCGCCGTCAGTCCTCCAACGAGCTTGCTCCCGTGTTCTATGGTAGTACACAAGCCAATCTTCGTGGCCCTCCACGCATGGTGGGCGGCGAGCCGGTAGCTTCAGGCATGCAGCGATCGAACGTGACTTCCGCCATACGCTCACAGGCAATCTCCTCTGCCGCCATATCGTCAACTGCCCCCGGCATGAACAAGCGCGTCGGCGACACCAAGGAAGTGTCGTTGCTCAAGCGCAAGGTGCTTGCTTCGAACAGCAACAGCATGACTTCCTCTTACATGAATGATATGAGAGGTGCTATCAACGAGCCTCAGGACCCACCACCTCGTGCGGCCAAGCGCAAGGCGCAAGAGACGCTTGGCGTGGTCTATGAGAACGACAATGATGGCCATCGGTCCCGTGCCCGAACTTCAGCGCCAAAGAGAGCCAAGTCTGTACAGAAGGAGCCCAAGCCGGGCTACTGTGAGAACTGCCGCGACAAGTTCGAAGACTTCGATGAG CACATTGCCTCTCGCAAGCACCGCAAGTTTGCTCAAACAGCAACGAACTGGGCAGAGCTCGACAGTCTTCTTGTTGAATTGAAGCGCCCTCACAAGCCTCACATATGA
- a CDS encoding Metacaspase-1 produces MAYQERPRRKKSLLIGINYVGSEHKLQGCHQDVENMCEFLAAEGYSSDRRDRVVLRDDRHTDPEGPFWPNGHNMMAAFQWLVSEPGTTNFLHYSGHGGQVADTGGYRASGFDDTIVPCDFEQNGQIPSGVLHKALVSALPPSSTLFVILDCCHSGSAIELPFVYRSDEDGNVSMLDNVQAGMRLMGAASHLIQGGFTVDKVGEARQLFAGAQSFFKGLMHEQAETDQYGLSQEDFAQEYQGEQPKQVWMFSGCKDDQTSADASIAGSHVGAMSWAFLECMKQYGLRQSYIQVLQNTRQILKGRYEQVPQLSVGFEQDLNYGLRI; encoded by the exons ATGGCATATCAGGAACGACCACGCCGGAAGAAATCACTTCTGATAGGCATAAACTACGTCGGTAGCGAACACAAGCTTCAAGGCTGTCACCAG GATGTGGAGAACATGTGCGAGTTTCTGGCCGCCGAAGGCTATTCTTCAGATCGCCGAGACCGAGTCGTCTTGCGAGACGACCGTCATACGGATCCAGAAGGACCTTTCTG GCCAAATGGTCATAATATGATGGCCGCGTTTCAGTGGCTAGTATCGGAACCCGGAACGACGAATTTCCTTCACTACTCAGGACATGGCGGGCAAGTCGCAGACACTGGAGGCTATCGCGCATCGGGCTTCGACGACACGATCGTGCCATGCGACTTCGAACAAAACGGCCAGATCCCAAGTGGGGTCCTCCACAAGGCGCTGGTCTCTGCGTTGCCTCCGAGCAGCACTCTTTTCGTCATCCTGGACTGCTGTCATAGTGGCTCAGCTATAGAACTTCCATTCGTATACCGCAGTGACGAAGATGGCAACGTCTCCATGCTCGACAACGTCCAGGCTGGTATGCGGCTGATGGGAGCCGCATCTCACTTGATCCAAGGTGGCTTCACGGTGGACAAGGTCGGCGAAGCGCGACAGCTCTTTGCTGGAGCTCAATCATTCTTCAAGGGTCTTATGCACGAACAAGCTGAGACTGATCAGTACGGACTCAGCCAAGAAGACTTCGCTCAAGAGTATCAAGGCGAACAACCGAAGCAGGTTTGGATGTTTTCGGGCTGCAAAGATGACCAGACTTCCGCAGATGCATCGATTGCGGGCTCCCATGTTGGTGCGATGTCGTGGGCGTTCCTAGAATGCATGAAACAATATGGACTTCGACAAAGTTACATTCAGGTCCTGCAAAATACAAGACAGATCCTCAAAGGCCGGTATGAGCAAGTCCCACAGCTTTCGGTCGGCTTCGAACAAGACCTCAACTATGGCCTTCGCATCTAG
- a CDS encoding Intermediate cleaving peptidase 55: protein MGSTSRLLQHCDLSSPAKRQGSAATTFPSMSKRSVAIKFVTGFLTLSQNVDGLSQIAEHPPETLKLLHGTLFEVRCQDDTCGHVEQNYRDPIVPSLAIPKGGQDPTTNDAMQGVDSRKLNELDVSDASVPISNIPLKDLPGCSRCKKSLLRPNVVWFGEQLPSTTLGEIDEYLETDEGVDLILVIGTSAKVYPAAGYIPQARMRGAKVCVVNMDAGDAPPGGWKEFGQPLHETHPHLIKPGDLTPGISALEYHHRRAALARKLPRDSVAVLAAADIKYRSGAVFYDFHQESNFFYLTGFNEPEAVAVIQKGQSDVEVTFHLFVRPKDERAELWDGARSGVQAAQDVFNADEVGDIDDIGTLMPEIMNGARSVYTDIGHAGRKTALSRFIKGQPKVDGMAKLLQNAVVKPLRPMLNELRVTKSEAELDCMRKAGSVSGAVLTEAMKRTPRSEKQLWADLAYGYRTNGLDGEAYVPVIAGGKNALSIHYVRNDALLKPGEVVLVDAGGEYGGYITDITRTWPVSGRFTDAQRDMYNMILNVQKSCVSLCRADAEVTLDKLHRVSETGLRDGLKSLGFDTSGDTLDKLFPHHVGHYIGLDVHDAPGYPRADLLKPNDCITIEPGIYVPDNDRWPSHFRGLGIRIEDSVVIGEEQPEILTKTAVKEAHEIEALRDR, encoded by the exons ATGGGAAGCACGTCCCGTCTACTTCAGCACTGTGATCTATCTAGTCCCGCCAAGCGACAGGGGTCTGCCGCGACCACCTTTCCGAGTATGTCCAAGCGTTCGGTGGCAATCAAGTTTGTCACTG GCTTCCTCACCCTCAGTCAGAACGTGGACGGCCTCAGCCAAATCGCGGAACATCCACCAGAAACGCTCAAGCTCCTTCATGGCACCCTGTTCGAAGTGAGATGTCAAGACGATACTTGTGGTCATGTTGAGCAGAATTATAGAGACCCTATCGTTCCATCACTGGCAATCCCGAAAGGCGGCCAGGATCCCACCACGAATGATGCTATGCAAGGCGTTGACTCGAGGAAGCTTAACGAGCTCGACGTCAGTGACGCTTCCGTGCCGATCTCGAACATCCCACTCAAGGACTTGCCGGGCTGCTCAAGGTGCAAGAAATCACTACTACGACCAAATGTTGTCTGGTTCGGCGAGCAGCTGCCTTCCACGACCTTGGGTGAGATTGACGAGTATCTTGAGACCGACGAAGGGGTCGATCTCATTCTGGTCATCGGAACCTCGGCAAAAGTATACCCTGCGGCTGGCTATATTCCCCAAGCACGCATGAGAGGCGCAAAGGTCTGCGTCGTGAATATGGATGCTGGTGACGCACCTCCTGGAGGATGGAAAGAG TTCGGCCAGCCACTACACGAAACTCATCCGCACTTGATCAAACCTGGTGATCTCACACCCGGAATATCTGCCCTGGAATATCACCACCGCAGAGCAGCTCTAGCACGAAAGCTTCCTCGCGACAGTGTTGCTGTTCTCGCGGCTGCTGACATCAAGTATCGTTCCGGCGCCGTCTTCTACGACTTTCACCAGGAATCGAATTTCTTTTACCTTACCGGGTTCAACGAGCCAGAGGCGGTCGCCGTGATACAGAAAGGTCAGAGCGACGTTGAAGTTACTTTTCACCTATTCGTGCGACCAAAGGATGAGCGTGCAGAGCTGTGGGATGGAGCAAGATCGGGGGTGCAGGCTGCACAGGATGTCTTCAATGCAGATGAGGTGGGCGACATAGACGATATTGGGACGTTGATGCCGGAAATTATGAATGGAGCAAGATCAGTGTATACGGACATTGGCCATGCCGGTCGAAAGACTGCGTTGAGTCGGTTCATCAAGGGACAGCCAAAGGTTGATGGAATGGCTAAGTTGCTGCAAAATGCTGTAGTAAAGCCACTACGACCTATGCTCAACGAGTTACGAGTGACCAAATCCGAGGCGGAGTTGGATTGCATGCGAAAAGCTGGATCTGTATCTGGGGCGGTCCTGACCGAAGCCATGAAGAGAACACCAAGGAGTGAGAAGCAGCTATGGGCTGACTTGGCATACGGCTATCGCACTAATGGACTCGACGGCGAAGCATACGTGCCTGTGATTGCAGGTGGCAAGAACGCGCTCAGCATACACTACGTGCGGAATGATGCATTACTCAAGCCCGGTGAGGTAGTCCTGGTGGATGCTGGTGGTGAGTATGGAGGCTACATCACGGACATCACGCGAACATGGCCAGTCAGTGGACGTTTCACGGATGCGCAGCGGGACATGTACAACATGATACTCAATGTTCAGAAGAGCTGCGTGAGCTTGTGCAGAGCCGATGCTGAAGTTACCCTGGACAAGCTGCACCGAGTCAGTGAGACTGGTCTGCGGGATGGACTGAAAAGTCTTGGATTCGATACCTCTGGTGACACACTGGACAAGCTGTTCCCGCATCACGTTGGGCATTACATCGGTCTCGATGTACACGACGCACCAGGCTATCCACGAGCCGATCTGCTCAAGCCAAATGATTGCATCACTATTGAGCCAGGCATATACGTGCCGGACAACGATCGCTGGCCGTCGCATTTCCGTGGTCTGGGAATCAGAATTGAAGACTCTGTAGTGATTGGCGAGGAGCAGCCCGAGATCCTGACGAAGACTGCCGTGAAAGAGGCACACGAGATCGAAGCTTTGAGAGATCGATGA
- a CDS encoding PAN2-PAN3 deadenylation complex catalytic subunit PAN2, with protein MEADWIETARVTVPSPSPSARLTTFAFDPSQELLWAGNEHGKITSFYAPELRKYTSYRGHVSNTPRGAPGNAPVKQFLFCDKGIISVSPRSVHLSSRRGLAQWHVCQIAMIDLQCMSFTSREANEVIVAGCQAHMFRIDVEKGTVLETITQQSPVRYTLMRLAGQHICAASLDGSIHLLDPKTLSVVNSWKAYAGSVNDMDARGDYLLTCGWAQVQHQGMGLERLVRVYDLKAQRPAPPVPFQQGAASVRLHPKLSSTCIVVSQSGLVHSIDIQNPDMPRMKYAQPDLQYTSLELMPSGKGLALADSNGQITIWATPSKVQFTEFGKAPDFADATAKTQKLSWSGESPLNQVGIPYYREALFSGWPNSLLHQVGTPPARIDPLDNTFRPFDYGRVGPNPRKGRRYEASPVKAFTKSADPLAAPKFLSEKPREDDGDRDQSRRMSEDFAKALARVQLDGTAASDAKFLYRIVEIKYSKFGVEDFDFRYYNKTKYAGLETHIVNSYANPLLQLLRFTMVARNLALNHTAQDCKLDNCLLCELGFLADMLEKAKAPNCQATNFLKALSREPDAAAQNILEESMAGSSLTAMLQNLHRFLLQKFERNFLSVAPSLDQFHLAFGTIGLDHMQCQHCGYESRVDKVWYTHDLQYPQVQAKFRNARRYFSQVLKSSIERSHQHRGWCLRCNGYKAMLSHRAIHCLPATLMLNACASTPEARHTWSTPGFLPKEIGVIVNNGRFYPYEGQDLQVHLQRGHYNMTVYQLVGVVADVKTGDQEKSHLVASIDTALAEPDRSQQGNWHLFNDFLVQKISPEDAVYFNPQWKLPCVITYQVKSSSHIVDDSWKERIDTSILYRSPQQPALTPDYKFTPLSEKEPLPGSTSHVGIDAEFVRLLREEIDVGADGSRMMTRPARSGLARVSVLRGDGLDQELPFIDDYISIDEPIDDYLTKYSGLQPGDLTEGSSRFKLVGLKEVYKKLWVLLNLGCTFIGHGLSSDFRIINIHVPDSQAIDTQELFSLRERARRKLSLRFLAWVVLKEEVQKNAAMGHDSIEDARTAIKLWRKYLEYSNAGIFETIMDEVWSKGRQTEFKVPSDIKRLPETPTASAPGTPLRRPVRMATPQRSDYGSPTK; from the exons ATGGAGGCTGATTGGATCGAGACGGCCAGGGTAACGGTCCCAAGCCCGTCTCCCAGTGCTCGGCTCACAACATTCGCATTCGATCCATCGCAGGAGCTGCTATGGGCCGGCAACGAGCAT GGTAAGATCACCTCGTTCTATGCTCCAGAATTGCGGAAGTATACTTCATATCGGGGCCATGTCAGTAATACCCCACGAGGCGCGCCTGGCAATGCGCCGGTCAAGCAGTTCCTCTTCTGCGACAAAGGCATCATTTCAGTGTCGCCCAGAAGCGTACATCTGTCTTCTCGCCGTGGACTCGCACAATGGCATGTGTGTCAGATCGCCATGATTGATCTTCAATGCATGAGCTTCACCAGTCGTGAGGCCAACGAAGTCATTGTTGCTGGCTGTCAAGCGCACATGTTCCGGATCGACGTCGAGAAAGGCACAGTACTCGAGACCATAACCCAGCAAAGTCCGGTACGATACACTCTGATGCGACTGGCTGGCCAACACATTTGCGCTGCCTCCCTTGACGGCTCTATACACCTACTGGATCCAAAGACATTGTCTGTAGTGAACAGCTGGAAGGCTTATGCTGGATCTGTAAACGATATGGATGCCAGAGGTGACTACCTGTTGACGTGCGGCTGGGCACAAGTACAGCATCAAGGAATGGGCCTCGAAAGGCTTGTTCGTGTATATGACCTCAAAGCTCAGCGCCCGGCGCCTCCTGTCCCATTCCAACAAGGTGCAGCTTCCGTGCGTCTCCACCCTAAGCTTTCGTCTACATGCATTGTGGTCTCGCAGAGTGGCCTCGTCCATTCGATCGACATACAAAACCCCGACATGCCAAGAATGAAATATGCACAACCAGACCTACAGTACACGAGCCTGGAGCTTATGCCATCGGGCAAAGGACTTGCATTAGCGGACAGTAATGGTCAGATCACAATATGGGCGACGCCATCCAAGGTCCAGTTCACCGAATTTGGTAAAGCACCCGACTTCGCAGATGCCACTGCAAAGACTCAAAAGCTCAGCTGGTCTGGAGAATCGCCACTGAACCAGGTTGGCATACCTTACTATCGTGAAGCTCTGTTCTCTGGCTGGCCCAACAGCCTGTTACATCAAGTTGGTACACCACCGGCACGTATAGACCCTCTAGACAACACTTTCCGACCCTTCGACTATGGCAGAGTCGGCCCAAATCCTCGGAAGGGACGTCGATACGAGGCTTCGCCTGTTAAGGCTTTCACAAAATCCGCGGATCCTTTGGCAGCACCCAAATTCCTGAGCGAAAAGCCACGGGAGGACGATGGTGATCGAGATCAATCGCGCCGCATGAGCGAAGACTTCGCCAAAGCTCTCGCCCGAGTCCAACTAGATGGTACTGCTGCATCGGATGCAAAATTTCTGTATCGGATCGTGGAGATCAAGTACAGCAAATTTGGCGTGGAGGACTTCGATTTCCGATACTACAACAAGACCAAGTATGCTGGCCTGGAGACACACATCGTGAACTCATATGCAAACCCACTACTTCAGCTGCTTCGCTTCACAATGGTAGCTCGCAACCTCGCTCTCAACCACACTGCGCAAGACTGCAAGCTGGACAATTGTCTTCTGTGTGAACTGGGCTTCCTGGCAGATATGCTGGAGAAGGCCAAAGCTCCAAATTGCCAGGCAACGAACTTCCTAAAGGCGCTCAGCAGGGAGCCTGATGCCGCCGCGCAGAATATCCTCGAAGAGAGCATGGCAGGAAGCTCTCTTACCGCCATGCTGCAGAACCTTCATCGCTTCTTGTTGCAGAAGTTTGAGCGCAACTTCCTATCGGTGGCACCATCTCTAGACCAATTTCATTTGGCGTTTGGCACAATAGGATTGGATCATATGCAATGTCAACATTGTGGCTACGAAAGTAGGGTGGATAAGGTCTGGTACACCCACGATCTGCAATACCCTCAGGTACAAGCCAAGTTCCGGAATGCGCGTCGATACTTCTCACAAGTGCTTAAGAGCTCTATCGAGAGGTCTCATCAGCACAGGGGCTGGTGTTTGAGGTGCAATGGCTATAAAGCTATGCTGTCACATCGTGCGATTCATTGTCTACCAGCAACGCTGATGCTGAACGCTTGTGCAAGCACACCAGAGGCCAGACATACGTGGTCCACGCCAGGTTTCTTGCCGAAGGAGATTGGTGTCATCGTTAACAACGGTCGCTTCTACCCGTACGAAGGTCAGGATTTGCAGGTTCATCTTCAGCGCGGACACTACAACATGACTGTGTATCAGCTAGTTGGTGTGGTGGCGGATGTCAAGACAGGGGACCAGGAGAAATCACATCTTGTGGCATCTATAGACACAGCCTTGGCGGAACCGGATCGTTCGCAGCAAGGCAACTGGCACCTCTTTAACGACTTTCTGGTGCAGAAAATCTCGCCCGAGGATGCAGTCTACTTCAACCCCCAGTGGAAATTACCTTGTGTGATCACATACCAGGTCAAATCTAGCTCGCACATCGTTGACGACAGCTGGAAAGAGCGCATCGATACAAGCATACTGTACCGAAGTCCGCAGCAGCCAGCTCTCACGCCAGACTACAAATTCACGCCACTGTCCGAGAAGGAACCGCTTCCGGGTAGCACGTCTCATGTGGGTATCGATGCCGAGTTTGTGCGATTACTGCGCGAAGAGATTGATGTTGGTGCTGATGGGTCTCGAATGATGACACGTCCGGCACGATCAGGCCTCGCTCGAGTCTCTGTACTGCGCGGCGATGGACTGGACCAAGAGCTACCTTTCATCGATGACTATATCTCGATAGACGAGCCAATCGACGACTATCTGACGAAGTACTCCGGCTTGCAGCCTGGTGACCTGACAGAAGGCTCTAGCCGTTTCAAACTTGTCGGCTTGAAGGAGGTGTACAAGAAGCTGTGGGTTCTTTTGAACCTTGGCTGTACGTTTATTGGTCACGGCTTGTCGAGTGACTTCCGCATTATCAACATTCACGTGCCAGACTCTCAGGCCATCGACACTCAGGAGCTATTCTCGCTGCGCGAGCGAGCTCGACGCAAACTATCCTTGCGGTTCTTGGCATGGGTGGTTCTGAAGGAAGAAGTGCAAAAGAATGCTGCCATGGGTCACGACAGCATCGAAGACGCACGCACGGCCATAAAGCTCTGGCGGAAGTATCTCGAGTACAGCAATGCTGGCATCTTTGAGACCATTATGGATGAAGTCTGGTCTAAGGGACGACAGACGGAGTTCAAAGTTCCGAGTGATATCAAGCGTCTGCCAGAGACACCCACGGCCAGTGCACCGGGAACACCCTTGCGCCGGCCAGTACGGATGGCGACACCTCAGCGTTCAGATTACGGCAGTCCCACGAAGTGA